A single window of Asticcacaulis sp. AND118 DNA harbors:
- a CDS encoding Ldh family oxidoreductase, with protein sequence MTDTVTLTLDEAQALSLRTLTGNGFSEAHAQAITATIMAGQRDECHSHGLYRLLVCVATRKAGKVSNAEPVITDAAPGLVRADAQGAYSLLALERGLPLLAQKARAQGIAALAINHCYHFSALWPEVEAIAAEGLVALALTPSHAWVAPYGGTKGVFGTNPLAFAWPRPDNNPFVFDFATSAAARGEIELHRRAGKPIPEGWAVDAEGNPTTDAEAGMAGAMLTFGGHKGSALSAMIELMAGPLIGDFLSLESYVYDAGQGATPYHGELLLAINPETFMGGNVAHHAGRAEALFDAIVGQGARLPSQRRYEARARSLASGTVSIPARLHQDILALTP encoded by the coding sequence ATGACCGACACCGTTACCCTGACGCTCGACGAGGCACAGGCGCTCAGCCTGCGTACCCTGACCGGCAATGGTTTTTCCGAAGCCCATGCGCAGGCGATCACCGCCACCATCATGGCCGGTCAGCGCGACGAGTGCCATTCGCACGGCCTGTATCGTTTGCTGGTCTGCGTGGCGACGCGCAAGGCGGGCAAGGTCTCGAACGCCGAGCCGGTGATCACCGACGCGGCGCCGGGTCTGGTACGGGCCGATGCGCAGGGGGCCTATTCCTTGCTGGCGCTGGAACGCGGTCTGCCGCTTCTGGCGCAAAAGGCGCGGGCGCAGGGGATTGCGGCTCTGGCCATCAATCACTGCTACCACTTCTCAGCCCTGTGGCCGGAAGTCGAGGCCATCGCGGCGGAGGGGCTGGTGGCTTTGGCCCTGACCCCCAGCCATGCGTGGGTCGCGCCCTACGGCGGGACCAAGGGCGTGTTCGGCACCAATCCGCTGGCCTTTGCCTGGCCGCGACCCGACAATAATCCGTTCGTCTTCGATTTTGCCACCAGTGCGGCGGCGCGTGGCGAGATCGAACTGCACCGCCGCGCGGGCAAGCCCATCCCCGAAGGCTGGGCCGTCGATGCGGAGGGCAATCCCACCACCGACGCCGAGGCCGGCATGGCCGGGGCCATGCTGACCTTCGGCGGCCACAAGGGGTCGGCGCTGTCGGCGATGATCGAGCTGATGGCGGGACCGCTGATCGGCGATTTCCTCAGCCTTGAATCCTATGTCTATGACGCCGGGCAGGGGGCGACGCCCTATCACGGGGAACTGCTGCTGGCGATCAATCCGGAAACCTTCATGGGCGGTAATGTCGCGCACCATGCCGGTCGGGCTGAGGCTTTGTTCGACGCCATAGTGGGGCAGGGCGCGCGCCTGCCGTCTCAGCGCCGCTACGAGGCCCGCGCGCGTAGTCTGGCTTCGGGTACGGTCAGTATCCCGGCCAGGCTGCATCAGGATATTCTGGCGCTTACGCCTTAG
- a CDS encoding cupin-like domain-containing protein yields the protein MPTDPRVSSAVPAYDRPDRELFETVIRPARRPALLRGAIGDWPSVAKGMRSDEALCDYLLGHDSGEPAGVYVAPPQARGSFFYGFDTHLTNFSHGPATLPEVIERLLAERGKTEPMAISLQSTPIARQMPGFGGENRLDLLPDVAPRIWVGNAVVTRTHYDLNDNIACVVAGRRRFSLFPPEQLPNLYPGPYERTIGGVPVSMVDIDKPDLDRYPHFAEAQAARIDVELEPGDAIYIPYGWWHQVRSLSPFNVLVNYWWDAAAQADTPPSDAFLHAILAIRDLPEHERAVWRNLFAHYVFGENGDPVAHLSPRDKGLYGPLDAATRRRLKRQILKALEG from the coding sequence ATGCCTACCGATCCCCGTGTCTCAAGTGCCGTTCCGGCTTACGATCGCCCGGATCGCGAGCTGTTTGAGACGGTTATCCGTCCGGCGCGCAGACCCGCGCTTTTAAGGGGCGCGATCGGAGACTGGCCCTCTGTGGCCAAGGGGATGCGGTCTGATGAAGCGCTTTGCGACTACCTCCTCGGTCACGATTCGGGCGAACCCGCCGGCGTCTATGTCGCGCCGCCGCAGGCCAGGGGCAGCTTCTTTTACGGCTTCGACACCCACCTTACCAATTTCAGCCACGGCCCGGCCACACTGCCGGAAGTGATCGAGCGGCTATTAGCCGAACGCGGCAAGACCGAGCCCATGGCGATCAGCCTGCAATCCACCCCCATCGCGCGTCAGATGCCGGGTTTCGGCGGGGAGAATCGCCTCGACCTCCTGCCCGACGTCGCGCCGCGTATCTGGGTCGGCAATGCGGTGGTGACGCGCACCCATTACGATCTGAACGACAATATCGCCTGCGTGGTGGCCGGACGACGGCGCTTCAGCCTCTTCCCGCCGGAGCAGTTGCCGAACCTCTATCCGGGACCGTACGAGCGCACCATCGGCGGCGTTCCGGTCAGCATGGTCGATATCGATAAACCCGATCTTGACCGCTACCCGCATTTTGCCGAAGCGCAGGCGGCGCGTATCGATGTCGAGCTGGAGCCGGGCGACGCTATATACATACCCTACGGCTGGTGGCATCAGGTGCGTTCGCTGTCGCCGTTCAACGTGCTGGTCAACTACTGGTGGGATGCGGCGGCGCAGGCGGATACGCCGCCGTCCGACGCCTTCCTGCACGCGATCCTCGCCATACGCGACCTGCCTGAGCACGAACGCGCCGTGTGGCGCAATCTGTTCGCGCACTATGTCTTCGGTGAGAATGGCGACCCGGTGGCGCACCTCAGCCCGCGGGACAAAGGGCTTTATGGACCACTGGATGCGGCCACACGCCGACGGCTGAAGCGCCAGATTCTGAAGGCGCTGGAGGGGTAA
- a CDS encoding TonB-dependent receptor domain-containing protein, with the protein MKRTTRSLIMSSVAASAIFTGWMAAPAMAQEAGASEVIEEVVVTGTRIRRPNLKSASPITTVDAKEVEFQGSVAVDSFLAKLPQIEAAANENGSNGSSGRATVNLRSLGGGRSLVLIDGQRFLPTQAMDLNFIPTALVERTDVLTGGASSVYGSDAMSGVVNFILLKNLDGVRMNAQYSIYNHKNDEGYLRKIQSDKKYKLAPDNVWTGRKFDFNVAAGANFEDGKGNVAGYFGYRKMDPVRQDQYDYSNCAINYPPASVAPAGTAYVCGGSATHAYGSFRPLTYTPTGGTAVNTNATGVQYANAMDGSKTWVTDGPDFYYNYTPDNYIQRDSERYTAGAFFNYDVNEKIEAYGSFMFMDDVSVSQVAPSGIWTGRAFTVNCDNPFLSTQQRGLLCNGNTTGNASTWVALRGVGGEGRRNDMRHTYYRASLGFRGTLNDAFSYDVNYSYVTARERTNYQNDINQNKAAQALQAVTVGGQVVCKDTSGGCKPIDVFSAKGPSREGYNFIYSPTFTANDQDMKVLSGFVSGDLGQYGVTSPWASDGLQVVLGAEHREETTATKFDQVQIDAGSINSDGVITTDEIFTEIEAPLIQDKPFVYSLSLALGYRTSTIKVSNSTNPEREKEADTYKYELKYQPIPDVLLRASYNKAMRAPNAGELFAAQSYGNIAATDPCSQNGIAQSGATLEQCLRTGATTAQYNAKTIPDCPATFCTRQGGGNPNLNPETGKTTTYGVVFTPRFVPGLSVSLDYFKVRIEDYIGTISPTVALSQCVQTGNPVFCGLIHRDPLTGAIFGPGADGGYIVGTNVNTGYLETKGWDVNAAYTLQTEDVFQKDYGSVNFSLTGTLLKSLETEAIPNGGSYDCKGLFGPVCGQPAPEWRHSLRTTWQTNWGDTFYLPAAVSINWRYMGVVKLASNTGKPFLTGTKSTIDAKIPEYSYVDIAATFNVTKGVVARVGINNLFDKTPPYMNDALLTEFGNGNTYPGVYDPLGRMLFVGFNAKF; encoded by the coding sequence ATGAAGCGTACAACGCGGTCGTTAATCATGAGTAGTGTGGCGGCCTCCGCCATTTTCACCGGCTGGATGGCTGCGCCTGCCATGGCGCAGGAAGCCGGCGCCAGCGAAGTCATCGAAGAGGTGGTCGTCACCGGCACCCGTATTCGCCGTCCTAACCTGAAGAGCGCCTCGCCGATCACCACGGTCGATGCCAAGGAAGTGGAATTCCAGGGTTCGGTCGCCGTCGACTCCTTTCTCGCCAAATTGCCGCAGATCGAAGCCGCCGCTAACGAAAACGGCTCGAACGGCTCCAGCGGCCGCGCCACGGTCAACCTGCGCAGCCTCGGGGGCGGCCGCAGCCTGGTTCTGATTGACGGTCAGCGTTTCCTCCCGACGCAGGCCATGGATCTCAACTTCATCCCGACCGCCCTTGTCGAGCGCACCGACGTCCTGACGGGCGGCGCGTCCTCGGTTTACGGTTCGGACGCCATGTCGGGCGTCGTCAACTTCATCCTGCTGAAGAATCTCGACGGCGTGCGCATGAACGCGCAATACAGCATCTATAACCACAAGAACGACGAAGGCTATCTGCGCAAGATCCAGTCGGACAAGAAGTACAAGCTGGCGCCGGACAATGTCTGGACCGGCCGCAAGTTCGATTTCAACGTCGCTGCCGGTGCCAACTTCGAAGACGGCAAAGGTAATGTCGCCGGTTACTTCGGTTATCGCAAGATGGATCCGGTCCGTCAGGACCAGTACGACTATTCGAACTGCGCCATCAACTACCCGCCGGCCTCGGTCGCGCCGGCCGGTACGGCCTATGTCTGCGGCGGTTCGGCCACCCACGCCTACGGCTCGTTCCGTCCGCTGACCTACACGCCCACCGGCGGCACCGCCGTCAACACCAACGCGACCGGCGTGCAGTACGCCAATGCGATGGACGGCTCCAAGACCTGGGTCACGGACGGCCCGGACTTCTACTACAACTATACGCCGGACAACTATATCCAGCGTGACAGCGAGCGCTACACCGCCGGCGCCTTCTTCAACTACGACGTCAATGAGAAGATCGAGGCCTATGGCTCGTTCATGTTCATGGACGACGTATCGGTCTCGCAGGTCGCCCCGTCGGGCATCTGGACCGGTCGCGCCTTCACCGTGAACTGCGATAACCCCTTCCTGAGCACGCAACAGCGCGGTCTGCTGTGTAACGGCAACACGACCGGCAATGCCTCGACCTGGGTGGCCCTGCGCGGCGTCGGCGGCGAAGGCCGTCGCAACGACATGCGTCATACCTATTACCGCGCCAGTCTCGGTTTCCGCGGGACCCTCAATGACGCCTTCAGCTATGACGTGAACTACAGCTACGTCACGGCGCGCGAGCGTACAAACTACCAGAACGACATCAATCAGAACAAGGCGGCCCAGGCGCTTCAGGCGGTCACCGTGGGCGGTCAGGTCGTCTGTAAGGACACTTCGGGCGGGTGTAAGCCGATCGACGTCTTCAGCGCCAAGGGCCCGTCGAGAGAAGGTTATAACTTCATCTACTCGCCGACCTTCACCGCCAACGATCAGGACATGAAGGTCCTGTCGGGCTTCGTCAGCGGCGATCTGGGTCAGTATGGCGTCACCTCGCCCTGGGCTTCTGATGGTCTGCAGGTCGTTCTGGGCGCCGAACATCGCGAAGAAACCACGGCCACCAAGTTCGACCAGGTTCAGATCGACGCTGGTTCGATCAATTCGGACGGCGTGATCACCACGGACGAAATCTTCACTGAAATCGAAGCGCCGCTCATTCAGGACAAGCCCTTCGTCTACTCTCTGTCGTTGGCCCTGGGCTACCGCACCTCGACCATCAAGGTGTCGAACAGCACCAACCCGGAACGCGAGAAGGAAGCGGACACCTACAAGTACGAACTCAAGTATCAGCCGATCCCGGATGTGCTGCTCCGCGCTTCGTACAATAAGGCGATGCGCGCTCCGAACGCCGGCGAACTGTTTGCGGCCCAGTCTTACGGCAATATCGCAGCCACCGACCCCTGTTCGCAGAATGGTATCGCCCAAAGCGGCGCTACGCTTGAGCAGTGCCTGCGTACCGGCGCCACCACGGCTCAGTACAACGCCAAGACCATCCCGGACTGCCCCGCCACCTTCTGTACGCGTCAGGGCGGCGGCAACCCGAACCTGAACCCGGAAACCGGCAAGACCACCACCTATGGCGTCGTCTTCACCCCGCGCTTCGTGCCGGGCCTGTCGGTCAGCCTCGACTACTTCAAGGTGCGTATCGAAGACTATATCGGCACGATCAGCCCGACCGTCGCCCTGTCCCAGTGCGTGCAGACCGGCAACCCCGTGTTCTGCGGTCTGATCCATCGCGACCCGCTGACCGGCGCCATCTTCGGTCCGGGCGCGGACGGCGGCTACATCGTCGGCACTAACGTCAACACCGGCTATCTGGAAACCAAGGGCTGGGACGTCAATGCCGCCTACACGCTGCAAACCGAAGACGTATTCCAAAAGGACTATGGTTCGGTCAACTTCAGCCTGACCGGCACGCTGCTCAAGTCGCTGGAAACCGAAGCCATCCCGAATGGCGGTTCCTACGATTGTAAGGGCCTGTTCGGTCCGGTCTGCGGCCAGCCGGCTCCGGAATGGCGCCACAGCCTGCGCACCACCTGGCAGACCAACTGGGGCGATACCTTCTATCTCCCGGCGGCCGTATCGATCAACTGGCGCTATATGGGCGTGGTCAAGCTGGCGTCCAACACCGGCAAGCCGTTCCTGACGGGCACCAAGTCGACCATCGACGCCAAGATCCCGGAATACAGCTATGTCGACATCGCGGCGACGTTCAACGTCACCAAGGGCGTCGTGGCTCGTGTCGGCATCAACAACCTCTTCGACAAGACGCCGCCGTACATGAACGACGCGCTTCTGACCGAATTCGGCAACGGCAACACCTATCCGGGCGTCTACGACCCGCTGGGCCGCATGTTGTTCGTCGGCTTCAACGCCAAGTTCTGA
- a CDS encoding Tat pathway signal protein, with protein sequence MTNGFHRRAFLQGSVAGTAGLGVTGMGVAAAAQVLPTLESAASVKTAGLTLLAQFTAHGVQWTVHEDQTRRDGAIVFTSDKGAFSLSKRPEAVFDDIQPSYLGLALKDICLADADLLADKLLAHGGDPDPEEVRRAAPPAGWNFTRESLWWRMPWTTFIGTKQQGDTMPIFPNGRTRAFRPEHEFPELNGDDNVKRRWEGLLGGWLPAIHKIIEISPTRHYDLLVFADVTAKDRLVVQTWHRTIQYDNGRPVKTTFGHSYAPFPRRRVDPTPEAFYEGLLTFAGYWQAELKDQAALQIPDAALSDMVTHAFAKELMTRPGGVYPKYGVVDRDYFGPEYDGFQDTFTSSLYANLEWGRFDQARAVLVNYFEEFVFDDGQVNMRGPEVAQFGLTLSLLARYLRYTGDVATLKRFAGKIENTSAILTELHDVALKKPATDAGFGLLDGWSESDACLHPDPSVWWKPYWNNSAFTVRGWRDIAAVWGVIAPEKAGLSADWGQRADALQAQLVKSLRANVRHELKPPYVAILPGAKLTHREAMVEARQTRKSSEQGWAHRVYAELLHADVIPDDLAHTVINAVRGHGGTAIGVLANFGPANEKSRDQLGFISYGYAQQLLRSERIEEYLLFLHSHRYHSHTPGTWVAGEVTGITGGLPLFCIPAQLTIPKLVRWAMVFESSDEDTLWLGRAVARDWIASEQPVAITAAPTRWGPVDFRLQRKGLTLNGEVKLTGSSLPKEVRLRLRVPKDMAVASVKLDGRKVALTGEDVVFSPKAGRAVIEAKLRKI encoded by the coding sequence ATGACCAACGGATTCCATCGCCGCGCCTTTTTGCAGGGATCGGTTGCGGGCACCGCGGGCCTTGGTGTCACCGGAATGGGTGTGGCCGCCGCCGCGCAGGTTTTGCCGACACTCGAAAGCGCGGCTTCGGTGAAAACCGCCGGTTTGACGCTGTTGGCGCAATTCACCGCCCACGGCGTACAATGGACCGTTCATGAGGACCAGACCCGCCGCGACGGCGCGATCGTCTTTACCTCGGACAAGGGCGCGTTCTCGTTGTCCAAACGCCCCGAAGCCGTTTTCGACGATATTCAGCCGTCCTATCTGGGGCTGGCTCTGAAAGACATCTGCCTGGCCGATGCAGACCTTCTGGCTGACAAGCTGCTGGCCCATGGCGGCGATCCGGACCCGGAAGAGGTGCGCAGGGCCGCACCACCGGCGGGCTGGAACTTCACGCGCGAATCGCTGTGGTGGCGTATGCCGTGGACGACCTTCATCGGGACGAAGCAGCAGGGCGACACCATGCCCATCTTCCCCAACGGGCGCACGCGCGCCTTCCGTCCGGAGCATGAGTTTCCCGAACTGAATGGCGATGACAATGTCAAACGCCGCTGGGAAGGGCTGTTGGGCGGCTGGCTGCCCGCCATCCACAAGATTATCGAAATTTCGCCGACCCGCCATTACGACCTGCTGGTCTTTGCCGATGTGACGGCCAAGGATCGGCTGGTGGTGCAGACCTGGCACCGTACCATCCAGTACGACAACGGTCGGCCGGTGAAGACCACCTTCGGTCATTCCTACGCGCCATTCCCGCGGCGTCGCGTCGATCCGACGCCGGAGGCCTTTTATGAGGGGCTACTGACCTTTGCCGGCTACTGGCAGGCGGAACTGAAGGATCAGGCGGCGCTGCAGATCCCCGACGCCGCCCTGTCCGACATGGTCACCCACGCCTTCGCCAAGGAGCTGATGACGCGACCCGGTGGCGTCTATCCCAAATACGGCGTGGTGGATCGCGACTATTTCGGCCCGGAATATGACGGGTTTCAGGACACCTTCACTTCATCGCTTTACGCCAATCTCGAATGGGGCCGCTTCGATCAGGCCAGGGCCGTGTTGGTCAACTATTTCGAGGAATTCGTCTTCGACGACGGGCAGGTCAATATGCGCGGCCCTGAAGTGGCGCAGTTCGGCCTGACGCTCAGCCTGCTGGCGCGTTATCTGCGCTATACGGGCGATGTGGCGACGCTGAAGCGTTTTGCCGGCAAGATCGAGAACACGTCGGCCATCCTTACCGAACTGCACGACGTGGCGCTGAAAAAGCCCGCGACCGACGCCGGTTTCGGCCTGCTCGACGGCTGGAGCGAGTCGGACGCCTGTCTGCATCCGGACCCCAGCGTGTGGTGGAAGCCCTACTGGAACAATTCGGCCTTCACCGTGCGCGGCTGGCGCGACATCGCAGCCGTCTGGGGCGTCATTGCACCCGAGAAGGCAGGGCTGTCTGCCGACTGGGGCCAGCGCGCCGACGCGCTGCAGGCGCAACTGGTCAAGTCCCTGCGCGCCAATGTCCGCCACGAACTGAAGCCGCCCTATGTCGCCATCCTGCCCGGTGCGAAACTGACCCACCGCGAAGCGATGGTCGAAGCGCGCCAGACCAGGAAAAGCAGCGAGCAGGGTTGGGCGCACCGCGTCTATGCCGAACTGTTGCACGCTGATGTCATTCCCGACGATCTGGCCCATACCGTCATCAATGCCGTGCGCGGGCATGGCGGTACCGCCATCGGCGTTCTGGCCAATTTCGGCCCGGCCAATGAAAAGAGCCGCGATCAGTTGGGCTTCATCTCCTACGGTTACGCCCAGCAACTCCTGCGCTCGGAGCGCATCGAGGAATATCTGCTGTTCCTGCACTCACACCGCTATCATTCGCACACGCCGGGCACCTGGGTGGCGGGCGAGGTGACCGGGATTACCGGCGGCCTGCCGCTGTTCTGCATCCCGGCGCAACTGACCATCCCCAAGCTGGTGCGCTGGGCCATGGTCTTCGAATCGTCGGACGAAGACACCCTGTGGCTGGGCCGCGCCGTGGCGCGCGACTGGATCGCGTCCGAGCAGCCCGTGGCCATCACCGCCGCGCCGACGCGCTGGGGTCCGGTCGACTTCCGCCTGCAGCGCAAGGGGCTGACCCTTAACGGCGAAGTGAAACTCACCGGTTCTTCCCTGCCGAAAGAGGTGCGTTTGCGTCTGCGCGTGCCGAAGGACATGGCGGTGGCGTCGGTGAAGCTCGATGGCCGCAAGGTAGCGCTGACCGGCGAAGATGTGGTTTTCTCGCCGAAGGCCGGACGCGCGGTCATCGAGGCCAAACTGCGCAAGATTTAG
- a CDS encoding amino acid permease — MGLFGPLKPLHRAEEDGKALAKTLSWPHLMALGIGGIIGTGIYTLTGVGAGLAGPGVLVSFALCGLVCACAALCYTEMSTLIPAAGSAYTYTYSAIGEIAGWVVGWALILEYSLACSSVAVGWSAHLVGWLNEGIGLQLPAFLLNAPHAGGLVNLPAVLVSLAVMGLLMVGARESATLNILLVIIKIVALGAFIILGFPAIQAGNYDPFAPYGFIGQQIGGEKVGIMAAAAIVFFAFFGFDAVSTSAEEAKKPGRDLTIGILGSMAVSTLIYMLVAGVAVGVAPFQEIANSAEPLPHILREIGYPMVAGLVGLAAIVALPSVILVMMYGQSRIFFVMARDGLLPQAVAKVNKKGSPALITMITGIFVAIFAGFVPLKEIAALSNAGTLIAFIAVALSMIILRRRFPDLPRTFKVPAHLLVGIAAILGCAFIFYSLPVQSQVFTLVWMVIGLVVYFSYGKWHSRLKKGA, encoded by the coding sequence ATGGGACTTTTTGGACCGCTCAAGCCGCTGCACCGGGCGGAAGAAGACGGTAAGGCGCTGGCCAAGACGCTGAGCTGGCCGCACCTGATGGCGCTGGGTATCGGCGGCATCATCGGCACCGGCATCTACACGCTGACCGGCGTCGGCGCCGGTCTGGCCGGGCCGGGCGTGTTGGTCTCGTTCGCGTTGTGCGGCCTTGTCTGCGCCTGCGCGGCCCTGTGCTATACCGAAATGTCGACCCTGATCCCGGCGGCGGGTTCGGCCTATACCTACACCTATTCGGCCATCGGTGAGATCGCTGGCTGGGTTGTCGGCTGGGCCCTGATCCTCGAATATTCGCTGGCCTGCTCCAGCGTGGCGGTCGGCTGGTCGGCCCACCTGGTCGGCTGGCTGAACGAAGGGATCGGTTTGCAATTGCCCGCCTTCCTGCTCAATGCGCCGCACGCGGGCGGCCTCGTCAACCTGCCCGCCGTTCTCGTGTCGCTGGCGGTAATGGGGCTGCTGATGGTCGGCGCGCGCGAAAGCGCCACGCTGAACATCCTGCTGGTCATTATCAAGATCGTGGCTCTGGGCGCCTTCATCATCCTCGGCTTCCCGGCCATTCAGGCGGGTAATTACGACCCGTTCGCCCCCTATGGCTTCATCGGTCAGCAGATCGGCGGTGAAAAGGTCGGCATCATGGCCGCCGCCGCCATCGTCTTCTTCGCCTTCTTCGGTTTCGACGCCGTGTCGACCTCGGCCGAAGAGGCCAAGAAGCCGGGCCGCGATCTCACCATCGGCATCCTCGGCTCGATGGCCGTCTCGACCCTCATCTACATGCTGGTGGCCGGTGTCGCGGTCGGCGTCGCGCCGTTCCAGGAAATCGCCAACAGCGCCGAACCCCTGCCGCACATCCTGCGTGAGATCGGTTATCCGATGGTCGCCGGTCTGGTCGGTCTGGCCGCCATCGTCGCCCTGCCGTCGGTCATTCTGGTCATGATGTACGGCCAGAGCCGCATCTTCTTCGTCATGGCCCGCGACGGCCTGCTGCCGCAAGCTGTGGCCAAGGTCAACAAGAAGGGTTCGCCCGCTCTGATCACCATGATCACCGGCATTTTTGTGGCCATCTTCGCCGGCTTCGTGCCGCTGAAGGAAATCGCCGCCCTGTCGAACGCCGGCACGCTGATCGCCTTTATCGCCGTGGCCCTGTCGATGATCATTCTGCGCCGGCGTTTCCCGGACCTGCCGCGCACCTTCAAGGTGCCGGCGCACCTGCTGGTCGGCATCGCGGCGATCCTCGGCTGCGCCTTCATCTTCTACAGCCTGCCGGTTCAGAGCCAGGTCTTCACCCTGGTGTGGATGGTCATCGGCCTCGTGGTCTACTTCTCCTACGGCAAGTGGCACAGCCGTCTGAAGAAGGGCGCGTAA
- a CDS encoding sigma-54 dependent transcriptional regulator has translation MTPLTAPLILIDDDADLLAAQSQALRLDGFTVQAFASGSDALKVVEAGFPGVVITDVRMPVMDGLEVFARIRAVDPDLPVILMTGHGDVPMAVQALKDGAYDFLSKPFAQDDLRQSVRRAVQTRELVLENRRLRQAHAQLADQDSRYPLLGDSAVMTHLKSVVVRVAEAEVDTLISGDTGVGKDRVARALHALSARKGRAFVHIGCAALDEERFQSELFGSEQGLRPGAPRLIGRIEKAHKGTLFLDEVEGLTLSQQARLLRVLETREVWPEGAESPRQVDIRVIAATRIDLVQAVRDGRFRADLYYRLSGVTLRVPPLNERREDIPLLFQHFLLAAAARLGRPAPRLSLQAQSHLRQHDWPGNVRELEQYAERYALGIDESLPGTDVDAPGLAEQVARYEAALLRETLERHGGQVRTVMEALKLPRKTFYDKVNKYGIDLNTYRGG, from the coding sequence ATGACCCCTTTGACCGCGCCCCTGATACTGATTGATGATGATGCCGATCTGCTGGCAGCGCAAAGTCAGGCCTTGCGCCTTGACGGGTTCACCGTGCAGGCCTTTGCCAGCGGCTCCGATGCGCTGAAGGTTGTCGAGGCGGGCTTTCCCGGCGTGGTGATCACCGATGTGCGGATGCCGGTCATGGACGGGCTGGAGGTCTTTGCCCGTATCCGCGCCGTCGACCCCGACCTGCCGGTGATCCTGATGACCGGTCACGGCGACGTGCCCATGGCTGTGCAGGCGCTGAAGGACGGGGCCTATGATTTCCTGTCGAAGCCCTTTGCGCAGGACGATCTGCGTCAGAGCGTGCGCCGCGCCGTGCAGACGCGCGAACTGGTGCTGGAAAATCGCCGCCTGCGGCAGGCCCACGCGCAACTGGCCGATCAGGACAGCCGCTACCCGCTGCTGGGCGATTCCGCCGTCATGACCCACCTCAAAAGCGTGGTGGTGCGCGTCGCCGAGGCCGAGGTCGATACGCTGATCAGCGGCGACACCGGCGTGGGCAAGGACCGCGTGGCGCGCGCCCTGCACGCGCTCAGCGCCCGCAAGGGCCGGGCCTTCGTCCATATCGGCTGCGCCGCGCTGGACGAGGAGCGCTTTCAGAGCGAACTGTTCGGCAGCGAACAGGGCCTGCGGCCGGGGGCGCCGCGCCTGATCGGGCGCATAGAAAAGGCGCATAAAGGCACGCTGTTTCTTGATGAGGTCGAGGGCCTGACCCTCAGCCAGCAGGCGCGACTCCTGCGGGTGCTGGAAACGCGCGAGGTGTGGCCGGAGGGGGCCGAGAGCCCGCGTCAGGTCGATATCCGCGTCATCGCCGCCACACGCATCGATCTGGTGCAGGCGGTGCGCGACGGGCGGTTTCGCGCCGACCTCTATTACCGGCTGAGCGGCGTCACCCTGCGCGTTCCGCCGCTGAATGAGCGGCGCGAGGACATTCCGCTGCTGTTTCAGCACTTCCTGCTGGCGGCGGCGGCGCGACTGGGCCGTCCGGCCCCGCGCCTGAGCCTTCAGGCCCAGAGTCACCTGCGTCAGCACGACTGGCCCGGCAATGTGCGTGAGCTTGAGCAATATGCCGAACGCTACGCGCTGGGTATCGACGAGAGCCTGCCGGGGACGGATGTCGATGCGCCGGGCCTGGCCGAACAGGTGGCGCGCTACGAGGCGGCGCTGCTGCGCGAGACGCTGGAGCGCCACGGGGGGCAGGTTCGCACGGTGATGGAGGCGCTGAAACTGCCGCGCAAGACCTTCTACGACAAGGTCAACAAGTACGGCATCGACCTCAACACCTATCGCGGTGGATAA